The following coding sequences are from one Arthrobacter crystallopoietes window:
- the ehuD gene encoding ectoine/hydroxyectoine ABC transporter permease subunit EhuD → MNGLWDWDAAWAVLPELLLAFVQVTLIVTVLSTAIAAVLGLFIAILRMSVPKPIAAVITFIGDFIRMTPIVVQLLFAYWTFLTVEPLTIGIVVFGIHYSTYMAEVYRAGIDSVPKGQWEATTALSMSKRRAWTAVIVPQALRATVPALGNYAISMFKDTPFLLTIGVVEMVRAGLTFGGNNFRYMEAITLAGVIFLLASYPTSLLISRLEKRLAYNY, encoded by the coding sequence ATGAACGGCTTATGGGATTGGGACGCCGCCTGGGCGGTACTGCCCGAACTGCTCCTGGCCTTCGTCCAGGTGACCTTGATTGTCACCGTCCTGAGCACCGCCATCGCGGCCGTGCTCGGACTCTTCATCGCGATCCTGCGCATGTCGGTGCCGAAACCGATTGCCGCCGTCATCACTTTCATCGGCGACTTCATCCGGATGACGCCGATTGTGGTGCAGCTGCTGTTCGCGTATTGGACCTTCCTGACCGTCGAGCCGCTGACCATCGGCATCGTAGTCTTCGGTATCCACTACTCCACCTACATGGCCGAGGTCTACCGCGCCGGCATCGACTCCGTGCCCAAGGGCCAGTGGGAGGCAACCACCGCGTTGTCCATGTCGAAGCGGCGGGCCTGGACGGCAGTGATCGTTCCGCAGGCCCTGCGGGCAACGGTTCCGGCGCTGGGCAACTACGCCATCTCGATGTTCAAGGACACCCCGTTCCTGCTGACCATCGGCGTCGTGGAAATGGTCCGGGCCGGGCTCACGTTCGGCGGCAACAACTTCAGATATATGGAGGCCATCACCCTGGCCGGCGTGATTTTCCTGCTGGCCAGCTACCCGACCTCCCTGCTCATCTCCAGATTGGAAAAGCGCCTTGCCTACAACTACTGA
- the purS gene encoding phosphoribosylformylglycinamidine synthase subunit PurS gives MPRIVVDVMPKPEILDPQGKAIAGALNRLGQTGFSEVRQGKRFELTVDGEVTAEILEQARHAATTLLSNPVIEDVTRVEVIVEATIGAGE, from the coding sequence ATGCCCCGGATCGTTGTTGATGTCATGCCCAAGCCCGAAATTCTTGATCCGCAGGGCAAAGCCATTGCCGGCGCACTGAACCGACTGGGCCAGACCGGCTTCAGCGAGGTCCGCCAGGGCAAGCGCTTTGAGCTCACCGTCGACGGCGAAGTGACCGCAGAGATCCTGGAGCAGGCCCGCCACGCGGCCACCACCCTGCTGTCCAACCCTGTGATTGAAGACGTCACCCGCGTTGAGGTCATCGTCGAGGCCACCATCGGAGCCGGCGAGTAA
- the ehuA gene encoding ectoine/hydroxyectoine ABC transporter ATP-binding protein EhuA — protein sequence MPTTTDPHTAAGNGTAAAVPAIRFENVEKRFGDNVVLKDLNFEVAKGDRVTLIGPSGSGKTTILRLVMTLESLSDGYIYIDGEPLTHELRDGKRVARSEKAQKQIRKRIGMVFQQFNLFPNMTVLENIIEAPVHVLGQSKAEATKRAMELLESVGLPGKANAHPLQLSGGQQQRVAIARALAMDPDILLLDEVTSALDPEIVGEVLGILRHIAETTDITMLIVTHEMQFARDVSNRVMMFDGGRVVEEATPDVMFTNPQHERTQAFLHAVLGSSDGQIGTH from the coding sequence TTGCCTACAACTACTGATCCCCACACCGCGGCCGGCAACGGCACCGCGGCCGCCGTTCCGGCCATCAGGTTCGAGAATGTGGAGAAGCGGTTCGGCGACAACGTGGTCCTCAAGGACCTCAATTTCGAGGTGGCCAAGGGCGACCGCGTCACCCTGATCGGACCCAGCGGCTCCGGCAAGACCACCATTCTCCGGCTGGTCATGACGCTGGAAAGCCTCAGCGACGGCTACATCTACATCGACGGCGAACCGCTCACGCACGAACTGCGCGACGGCAAGCGCGTTGCTCGCAGCGAGAAGGCCCAGAAGCAGATCCGCAAACGCATCGGCATGGTTTTCCAGCAGTTCAACCTGTTTCCGAACATGACCGTGCTGGAAAACATCATCGAGGCGCCGGTCCACGTGCTCGGCCAGTCCAAGGCGGAGGCCACCAAGCGTGCCATGGAACTGCTCGAAAGCGTGGGGCTGCCGGGCAAGGCCAATGCCCACCCGCTGCAGCTTTCCGGCGGACAGCAGCAGCGCGTTGCGATTGCCCGCGCCCTGGCCATGGATCCGGACATCCTGCTGTTGGACGAGGTCACCTCGGCGCTGGATCCGGAGATTGTGGGCGAAGTGCTGGGCATTCTGCGCCATATTGCCGAAACCACCGACATCACCATGCTGATCGTCACGCACGAGATGCAGTTTGCCCGCGATGTTTCCAACCGGGTCATGATGTTCGACGGCGGCCGCGTTGTCGAGGAGGCAACGCCGGACGTCATGTTCACGAACCCGCAGCACGAGCGCACGCAGGCATTCCTGCACGCGGTGCTCGGCAGCAGTGACGGCCAGATCGGCACGCACTGA
- a CDS encoding MarR family winged helix-turn-helix transcriptional regulator, translating into MTAAVQRDEDLLLEHQLCFALSVASRSVIGAYKPVLEKLGITHPQYLVMLALWEESPRMVKDLGEALAQEPATLSPMLKRLEAAGLITRDRVPGNERALAIGLTVKGKALREDALAVPGTMLQRLGLDREQLVALNESMRDLIAAAQDSAH; encoded by the coding sequence ATGACCGCGGCTGTACAGCGGGACGAGGACCTGCTGCTCGAACACCAGCTCTGCTTCGCTTTGTCGGTAGCCTCGCGCAGCGTGATCGGCGCTTACAAGCCGGTCCTCGAAAAACTCGGCATCACCCATCCGCAGTACCTGGTGATGCTGGCGCTGTGGGAAGAGAGCCCCCGGATGGTCAAGGATCTGGGCGAAGCCCTGGCCCAGGAACCCGCCACACTCTCGCCGATGCTCAAGCGGCTCGAAGCAGCCGGACTGATCACCCGCGACCGGGTACCGGGGAACGAACGCGCCCTGGCCATCGGACTGACGGTGAAGGGTAAAGCCCTGCGGGAAGACGCCCTGGCTGTGCCGGGCACCATGTTGCAGCGGCTCGGGCTGGACCGCGAGCAACTGGTGGCGCTCAACGAGTCCATGCGGGATCTGATTGCCGCCGCGCAGGACAGCGCGCACTAA
- a CDS encoding aspartate kinase, with protein MSLIVQKFGGSSVSDAEGIKRVAQRVVDTQAAGNEVVVVVSAMGDTTDELLDLADQITSAPSAREMDMLLSAGERISMSLLAMAIQEQGATAQSFTGSQAGMITDAIHGKARIIDVSPHRVKTALEKGDIAIVAGFQGMSRESQDITTLGRGGSDTTAVALAAALNADSCEIYTDVDGIYTADPRVVTNAQKIDEISSEEMLEMAASGSKILHLRCVEYARRFGVPLHVRSSFSTNEGTWVLPNPDDKIKIQEGEPMEQPIISGVAHDRSEAKVTIIGVPDIPGKAAELFGIVAGAHSNIDMIVQNVSTKGTGKTDISFTLPMVEGKEALEALRASQDAVGFDSIDYNDQVGKLSLIGAGMRSNPGVSYKFFDALHKAGVNVDMISTSEIRISIVTHADLLDTAVRAVHAAFGLDSEDEATVYGGTGR; from the coding sequence ATGAGCTTGATAGTGCAGAAGTTTGGTGGTTCCTCAGTATCGGACGCCGAAGGCATCAAGCGGGTTGCCCAGCGCGTGGTCGACACGCAGGCTGCCGGCAACGAAGTTGTGGTTGTTGTGTCCGCGATGGGCGACACCACCGACGAGCTGCTTGATCTTGCTGACCAGATTACCTCCGCCCCCAGCGCGCGCGAGATGGATATGCTGCTGAGCGCCGGCGAACGAATTTCCATGTCCCTGCTGGCGATGGCCATCCAGGAACAGGGTGCCACGGCGCAGTCCTTCACCGGCAGCCAGGCCGGCATGATTACCGACGCCATCCACGGCAAAGCCCGCATCATCGATGTCTCCCCGCACCGGGTGAAGACGGCGCTGGAGAAGGGCGACATCGCGATCGTTGCCGGCTTCCAGGGCATGAGCCGCGAAAGCCAGGACATCACCACGCTGGGCCGCGGCGGTTCCGACACCACCGCAGTGGCACTGGCCGCAGCGCTGAACGCCGATTCCTGCGAGATCTACACCGACGTCGACGGCATCTACACCGCGGATCCCCGCGTGGTCACCAATGCGCAGAAGATCGACGAGATCTCCAGCGAGGAAATGCTGGAAATGGCGGCCTCCGGGTCCAAGATCCTGCACCTGCGCTGCGTGGAATACGCCCGCCGCTTCGGTGTCCCGCTGCACGTTCGCTCGTCGTTCAGCACCAACGAAGGGACCTGGGTGCTGCCCAACCCCGACGACAAGATCAAGATCCAAGAGGGAGAACCCATGGAACAGCCCATCATTTCCGGAGTGGCCCATGACCGTTCCGAAGCCAAGGTCACCATCATCGGCGTGCCCGACATCCCCGGCAAGGCGGCAGAGCTGTTCGGCATTGTTGCCGGCGCCCACTCCAACATCGACATGATCGTGCAGAACGTTTCCACCAAGGGGACCGGCAAGACGGACATCTCGTTCACCCTTCCCATGGTGGAAGGCAAGGAAGCCCTGGAAGCGCTGCGGGCTTCTCAGGACGCGGTTGGGTTCGACAGCATCGACTACAACGACCAGGTGGGCAAGCTGTCCCTCATCGGTGCGGGCATGCGCTCCAACCCCGGAGTTTCCTACAAGTTCTTCGATGCCCTGCACAAAGCGGGCGTGAACGTGGACATGATCTCCACCTCCGAGATCCGCATCTCGATCGTCACCCACGCCGACCTGCTGGACACGGCCGTCCGCGCCGTCCATGCGGCCTTCGGCCTGGACTCCGAGGACGAAGCCACCGTCTACGGCGGCACCGGACGCTGA
- a CDS encoding 3-methyladenine DNA glycosylase, translating to MWQRQLIRPEVLAPEEWLLRAQEHQRRAARFTEPYLQRRSAGRKHPVEDFLFTYYSHKPGQLLRWHPGAGVVLNGEAAIERQDWKYYRPLSAPEHRALELPARDLANDGGAVTFDHEKFRRERAEIIAFARVILAGTAARPARFACFGLHEWAMVYKSRLNGVRHEYLDLRLGAEGTDTVVEESRIGCSHFDAYRFYTPQAAPLNTLRPTRENQRDMEQPGCLHANMDLYKWAYKLSPALPSELVMDCFELSWRIREMDMQASPYDLAAWGYEPIRIETAEGRAQYAAAQRGFSEESQKLRGRLLAALDNLDSLDRMDG from the coding sequence ATGTGGCAAAGGCAGTTGATCCGGCCGGAGGTCCTCGCGCCCGAGGAGTGGTTGCTCCGGGCGCAGGAGCACCAGCGCAGGGCTGCCCGCTTTACGGAGCCCTATCTTCAGCGGCGTTCGGCCGGGCGCAAGCATCCCGTGGAGGACTTTCTCTTCACCTACTACAGCCACAAACCCGGGCAGCTGCTGCGCTGGCACCCCGGCGCCGGCGTCGTCCTGAACGGCGAAGCCGCAATCGAGCGGCAGGACTGGAAGTACTACCGCCCGCTTTCCGCGCCGGAACACCGGGCGCTGGAGCTGCCGGCCCGGGACCTGGCTAACGACGGCGGCGCGGTCACCTTTGATCACGAAAAGTTCCGCCGGGAGCGGGCCGAGATCATCGCCTTCGCGCGGGTCATCCTGGCCGGCACTGCCGCCCGTCCGGCGCGGTTCGCCTGCTTCGGGCTGCACGAATGGGCCATGGTCTACAAGTCCCGGCTCAACGGCGTGCGGCACGAATACCTGGACCTGCGGCTCGGGGCCGAGGGGACGGACACCGTGGTGGAGGAAAGCCGGATCGGCTGCTCGCACTTCGATGCCTACCGCTTCTACACGCCCCAGGCCGCGCCGCTGAACACGCTGCGGCCCACCCGCGAGAACCAGCGGGATATGGAACAGCCCGGCTGCCTGCACGCCAACATGGATCTGTACAAGTGGGCCTACAAACTCAGCCCCGCGCTGCCGAGCGAACTGGTGATGGACTGCTTCGAGCTGTCCTGGCGGATCCGCGAAATGGACATGCAGGCCTCGCCGTACGACCTGGCCGCCTGGGGTTACGAGCCGATCCGGATCGAAACGGCCGAGGGCCGGGCCCAGTACGCCGCGGCCCAGCGCGGCTTCTCGGAGGAATCCCAAAAACTGCGCGGCCGGCTACTGGCTGCGCTGGACAACTTGGACAGTCTGGACCGTATGGACGGGTGA
- a CDS encoding S8 family serine peptidase, which produces MTMQSNSFVRRPSIRAATALALGLPLLLSGLAGPAAAAPPAISATIQNSPLAEVPELYQDGHYIVMLEAQPVATYDGGVAGIAATKPEKGKKLDVGNANAKKYQQHLKKRQQAVAAEEGVEIRKSFTTAVNGFAADLTGVQAAALAKTPGVLAVTEDEQHHPVYSSVDYLGLPGKKGVWNQQYGSEKNAGKGTVVGVIDTGYHPQNEFLAGGEVAPLKGKPKVGVPYLNGEGKIAMLKSDGATFIGECQTGAAGSGFTGTECNSKVLSARYYADDFLKFVPPENRHPKESISPLDLNSHGTHTASTAAGNSGVETNVDGRDFGTGSGVAPAAKVAVYKICWQDNNAASGGCYSSAAIAAIEQAIKDGVDVLNYSISGNNNSVIDPVSMAFLSAAEVGIFVSAAAGNAGPADTTVNHSAPWLITVAASTFSNELQGTVELSDGTKYRGTSIMSSELGQTALVLSKDAGTAAAKPEDAALCTPGSLDPAKVRGKIVICDRGVIARAEKSVAVKQAEGVGMVLVNTVPGSLDLDLHAVPTVHIGDPGIKDKVAQDPSLTAALVDSDTTGLPDSPVPQVAAFSSRGPSMAVGSDLLKPDVAAPGVNVLAGVSPVEGEENFGFMSGTSMAAPHVAGFGALLLGKNPLWSPSTIKSALMTTADELVNEDGTTNTDNFATGAGQVDVRRMADPGLVYDAGVEDWYGFLQGAVGDIGLDEDLAIEAKDLNVPSIALGALTGEVSVTRSVTALKSGTYRASVELPGIEATVEPSVLRLRKGQEASFTVTFKNDGAAYGKFAMGELAWQDGRRSVASPIAIRPMEVLSPETVVVDSAASEGSAAIEVSSGTDQPIDVAVEGMAKADAITAERTADPNGITAKSAVVASLVVPEGATMAQMSINAAVPTADWDLYVITPAGEQLTQATANSSETLVLDKPKPGTYQVIGHLWGTSDGATTSTGTVNTVALAGDAGNLTVSPDPLELPNGEAGSVEANWAGLESGSWVGLVRFGDSASTALTVNVP; this is translated from the coding sequence ATGACCATGCAAAGCAACAGCTTTGTGCGGCGGCCCAGCATCCGCGCCGCCACCGCACTCGCACTGGGGCTGCCGCTGCTCCTTTCCGGCCTGGCCGGACCGGCCGCAGCGGCACCTCCCGCCATCTCCGCCACGATTCAAAACTCCCCGCTGGCGGAGGTGCCCGAGCTTTACCAGGACGGGCACTACATCGTCATGCTCGAAGCGCAGCCAGTAGCAACGTACGACGGCGGGGTGGCGGGTATCGCTGCCACCAAGCCAGAGAAGGGCAAAAAGCTGGACGTTGGCAACGCCAACGCGAAGAAATACCAGCAGCACCTGAAGAAGAGGCAGCAGGCGGTAGCGGCCGAGGAGGGCGTGGAAATCCGCAAGAGCTTCACCACCGCGGTGAACGGATTCGCCGCGGACCTGACCGGCGTCCAGGCGGCCGCACTCGCCAAGACGCCGGGCGTGCTGGCCGTCACCGAGGACGAGCAGCACCATCCGGTCTACTCCAGCGTGGATTACCTGGGGCTGCCCGGAAAGAAGGGCGTCTGGAACCAGCAGTACGGCTCGGAGAAGAACGCGGGCAAGGGCACCGTGGTCGGCGTGATCGATACCGGGTACCACCCGCAGAATGAATTCCTTGCCGGCGGGGAGGTCGCCCCGCTCAAGGGCAAGCCGAAGGTCGGCGTGCCCTACCTGAACGGCGAGGGCAAGATCGCCATGCTCAAGTCTGACGGCGCCACCTTCATCGGCGAATGCCAGACGGGTGCGGCAGGCTCGGGGTTCACCGGCACCGAATGCAACAGCAAGGTCCTGAGCGCGCGCTACTACGCCGATGATTTCCTCAAGTTCGTGCCGCCGGAAAACCGGCATCCGAAGGAGAGCATTTCACCCCTGGACCTTAACAGCCACGGCACCCACACCGCCTCAACGGCCGCCGGCAACAGCGGTGTGGAAACCAATGTGGACGGCCGGGACTTCGGCACCGGCTCCGGGGTGGCGCCGGCAGCGAAGGTCGCCGTCTACAAAATCTGCTGGCAGGACAACAATGCAGCGTCCGGCGGCTGCTACTCCTCGGCGGCCATTGCGGCCATCGAGCAGGCCATCAAAGACGGCGTGGATGTGCTGAACTACTCCATTTCCGGCAACAACAACTCGGTGATCGATCCGGTGTCCATGGCCTTCCTGAGCGCGGCCGAAGTCGGCATCTTCGTCTCCGCTGCCGCAGGCAACGCCGGCCCGGCCGACACCACCGTGAACCACAGCGCCCCCTGGCTGATCACCGTCGCCGCCAGCACGTTCTCCAACGAACTGCAGGGCACGGTTGAACTCTCCGACGGCACCAAGTACCGCGGCACGTCGATCATGAGTTCCGAACTGGGGCAGACCGCGCTGGTCTTGTCCAAGGACGCCGGCACGGCCGCGGCCAAACCGGAGGACGCGGCCTTGTGCACCCCCGGTTCACTGGATCCGGCCAAGGTACGCGGCAAGATCGTCATCTGCGACCGCGGCGTCATTGCACGTGCCGAGAAGTCGGTGGCCGTGAAGCAGGCCGAGGGCGTGGGCATGGTCCTGGTCAACACGGTGCCCGGCTCCCTGGATCTCGATCTCCATGCCGTGCCGACCGTCCATATCGGAGACCCGGGCATCAAGGACAAGGTCGCCCAGGATCCTTCACTCACCGCGGCTCTGGTTGATTCGGATACCACCGGCCTGCCCGACAGTCCGGTGCCGCAGGTGGCGGCCTTCTCCTCGCGCGGCCCGTCCATGGCTGTCGGATCGGATCTGCTCAAGCCGGACGTTGCGGCGCCGGGCGTCAACGTGCTCGCCGGCGTCTCGCCCGTTGAGGGCGAGGAGAACTTCGGCTTCATGTCCGGAACCTCGATGGCCGCACCGCATGTTGCCGGTTTCGGCGCCCTGCTGCTGGGCAAGAATCCGCTGTGGTCGCCCTCGACAATCAAGTCCGCGTTGATGACCACGGCTGACGAGCTTGTGAACGAGGACGGCACCACGAATACCGACAACTTCGCCACCGGCGCCGGCCAGGTGGACGTCCGGCGGATGGCGGATCCGGGGCTGGTCTATGACGCGGGCGTCGAAGACTGGTACGGCTTCCTGCAGGGCGCGGTGGGCGACATCGGACTCGATGAGGACCTCGCCATCGAGGCCAAGGACCTGAATGTCCCCTCGATTGCGCTGGGGGCGCTGACCGGTGAAGTTTCCGTGACCCGCTCGGTGACGGCGCTGAAATCCGGGACCTACCGGGCCAGCGTGGAGCTGCCGGGCATCGAGGCCACGGTGGAGCCCTCGGTGCTGAGGCTGCGGAAGGGCCAGGAGGCCTCCTTCACTGTGACCTTTAAGAACGACGGCGCAGCGTACGGCAAGTTCGCAATGGGCGAGCTGGCGTGGCAGGACGGCAGGCGTTCGGTGGCGTCGCCGATCGCCATCCGGCCGATGGAGGTGCTGTCGCCGGAGACCGTGGTGGTTGACTCGGCCGCGAGTGAAGGCTCGGCGGCCATCGAGGTCAGCTCCGGAACGGACCAGCCCATCGACGTCGCGGTGGAGGGCATGGCGAAGGCCGATGCAATCACCGCTGAGCGGACGGCCGATCCGAATGGAATCACCGCCAAGAGCGCGGTTGTCGCCAGTCTGGTGGTCCCCGAGGGTGCCACCATGGCCCAGATGTCCATCAATGCCGCAGTTCCCACCGCGGACTGGGACCTCTACGTGATCACGCCCGCCGGCGAACAGCTGACGCAGGCCACGGCCAACTCCAGCGAGACCTTGGTGCTGGACAAGCCGAAACCCGGCACGTACCAGGTGATCGGGCATCTTTGGGGCACCTCCGATGGTGCCACTACCAGTACCGGAACAGTCAACACGGTGGCTTTGGCCGGCGACGCGGGCAACCTGACGGTAAGCCCGGACCCGCTGGAACTGCCCAACGGGGAAGCCGGTTCCGTTGAGGCCAACTGGGCCGGCCTGGAATCAGGCAGCTGGGTTGGGCTGGTGCGGTTCGGCGACAGTGCCAGTACGGCCCTGACCGTCAACGTCCCCTAG
- the ehuC gene encoding ectoine/hydroxyectoine ABC transporter permease subunit EhuC has product MESNFEALAEAWPRILDGLWITLQLTLGGALLAMVIAVILGLGSRLRNIVLRGLCRAIMEFFRGTSLVVQLFFFFFVLPQLGLELPAMVCGILGLGLNYGAYAAEVVRGSINSVPTGQWEATTALSMSKSQQMIRVIFPQAWALMIPSLTNYLIHMLKGTAIVSFITLADLTYHTEQLREQTDTFFAYGVSLVIYFVIAYILTLVMNALEVRAKHRLGRGESLREALTPKTPETAAVEGGRKV; this is encoded by the coding sequence ATGGAAAGCAATTTCGAAGCGCTGGCAGAGGCGTGGCCGAGGATCCTGGACGGGTTGTGGATTACCCTCCAGCTGACTCTCGGCGGCGCCCTGCTGGCGATGGTTATCGCCGTGATCCTCGGCCTGGGCTCGCGGCTGCGCAACATTGTGCTGCGCGGCCTGTGCCGGGCGATCATGGAATTTTTCCGCGGCACTTCGCTGGTAGTCCAGCTGTTCTTCTTCTTCTTCGTTCTGCCGCAGCTGGGCTTGGAGCTGCCGGCAATGGTCTGCGGCATCCTCGGCCTGGGGCTGAACTACGGCGCCTACGCGGCCGAGGTAGTGCGCGGATCCATCAATTCGGTTCCGACCGGGCAATGGGAAGCCACCACGGCGTTGAGCATGTCCAAGTCGCAGCAGATGATCCGTGTCATCTTCCCGCAGGCCTGGGCGCTAATGATTCCCTCGCTGACGAACTACCTCATCCACATGCTCAAGGGCACGGCAATCGTCAGCTTCATCACCCTTGCCGATCTGACCTACCACACCGAGCAGCTGCGCGAACAGACGGACACCTTCTTCGCCTACGGCGTGAGCCTGGTGATTTACTTCGTCATCGCGTACATCCTGACGCTGGTCATGAATGCTCTTGAGGTACGGGCCAAGCACCGCCTCGGCCGCGGCGAATCGCTGCGCGAGGCGCTGACTCCGAAGACCCCGGAGACCGCCGCAGTGGAAGGAGGCCGGAAAGTATGA